The following are from one region of the Roseobacter fucihabitans genome:
- a CDS encoding VWA domain-containing protein, with the protein MPECAPLDLPENPKLAGNITHFARALRRVGIPIGSGRVIEAIRAVQAAGFTEKRDFYWTLHACFVNRPEHRLVFAQIFRLYWRDPRYLEHMMSYMIPAVRGVQEGRRAQSAEKRAAEALLDGAEAPDFGPEKSGEEETTEVEIDASLTMSSQERLRSLDFEQMSNAEMAAAKRMLAKLNLPVPPIKSRRAKPSLTGGRVDRARSLRAAMRQGGEMHKIAYRAPRPRWPNLVVLCDISGSMSQYSRVVLHFLHAVSNAKGAGWAKVHAFTFGTRLTNITRHLRHRDVDAALAAAGAEAQDWEGGTRIGECLARFNRDWSRRVMGQGAVVLLITDGLDRDDPEALARQMERLQLSSRKLIWLNPLLRWEGFAPKAQGIRAMLPHVDSFRAGHSIASLEELATSLSRPDDMGEKDRLMRLIGG; encoded by the coding sequence ATGCCTGAGTGCGCCCCCCTCGACCTGCCCGAAAACCCGAAACTGGCGGGCAACATCACCCATTTCGCGCGCGCCTTGCGCCGGGTGGGTATCCCCATCGGTTCGGGTCGTGTGATTGAGGCCATTCGCGCGGTGCAGGCCGCAGGCTTCACCGAAAAGCGTGACTTTTACTGGACGCTGCATGCCTGTTTCGTGAACCGGCCCGAGCACCGTTTGGTGTTTGCGCAGATCTTTCGCCTTTATTGGCGCGATCCGCGATATCTTGAACATATGATGTCCTACATGATCCCGGCGGTGCGCGGGGTGCAGGAGGGTCGCCGCGCGCAATCGGCTGAGAAACGCGCGGCGGAGGCCTTGCTGGATGGGGCTGAAGCACCGGATTTCGGCCCCGAAAAAAGCGGTGAGGAGGAGACTACCGAGGTCGAGATCGATGCCTCCCTCACCATGTCCTCGCAGGAACGCCTGCGCAGTCTGGATTTTGAGCAGATGAGCAATGCCGAAATGGCCGCTGCCAAGCGGATGCTGGCCAAGCTGAACCTGCCGGTGCCGCCGATCAAATCGCGGCGCGCAAAACCCAGTCTGACAGGGGGACGGGTTGACCGTGCGCGCTCCCTGCGCGCCGCCATGCGGCAGGGTGGGGAGATGCATAAGATCGCCTATCGCGCGCCGCGCCCGCGCTGGCCCAACCTTGTGGTGCTTTGCGATATTTCGGGCTCGATGAGCCAATACAGCCGGGTGGTTTTGCATTTTCTGCATGCGGTCTCCAATGCCAAGGGGGCGGGATGGGCCAAGGTGCATGCCTTTACCTTTGGCACGCGTCTGACCAATATCACCCGCCATCTGCGGCATCGCGATGTGGACGCCGCACTGGCCGCCGCCGGGGCGGAGGCGCAGGATTGGGAAGGTGGCACGCGGATCGGGGAATGTCTGGCGCGGTTCAATCGCGACTGGTCGCGCCGGGTCATGGGGCAGGGGGCGGTTGTTCTGCTGATCACCGATGGGCTGGACCGGGATGACCCGGAGGCGCTCGCGCGTCAAATGGAACGGTTGCAGCTGTCCTCGCGAAAGCTGATCTGGCTCAATCCGCTGCTCCGCTGGGAGGGTTTCGCACCCAAGGCCCAAGGTATCCGCGCGATGTTGCCGCATGTGGACAGTTTCCGCGCAGGCCATTCGATTGCCTCGCTTGAAGAGCTTGCCACGTCGCTGTCCCGCCCGGATGATATGGGCGAAAAAGACCGGCTGATGCGGTTGATCGGCGGGTAA
- the purL gene encoding phosphoribosylformylglycinamidine synthase subunit PurL, with the protein MQEPAITPDLIASHGLSPDEYQRILEIVGREPTFTELGIFSAMWNEHCSYKSSKKWLRTLPTTGPQVICGPGENAGVVDIGDGQAVVFKMESHNHPSYIEPYQGAATGMGGILRDVFTMGARPVAAMNSLSFGDPSHPKTRQLVNGVVEGIGGYGNCFGVPTVGGEVRFDPAYNGNCLVNAFAAGLADADKIFYSAASGVGMPVVYLGAKTGRDGVGGATMASAEFDDTIEEKRPTVQVGDPFTEKRLMEATLELMKTGAVISIQDMGAAGLTCSAVEMGDKGNLGVRLDLERVPVRETGMTAYEMMLSESQERMLMVLRPELEAEAKAVFDKWDLDFAIVGETIAEDRFLILHHGEVKADLPLKTLAGTAPEYDRPWEPTPTPAPFTERLEIDPVEGLKALISSPNYASKAWVFTQYDTMVMADTVRVPGLGAGIIRVHGTHKALAFTSDVTPRYVKANPVEGGKQAVAEAYRNLTAVGAKPLATTDNMNFGNPEKPQIMGQFVGAIQGIGAAVQALDMPIVSGNVSLYNETDGTGILPTPTIGAVGLLAHTDDIIGCDVQAGHVALVLGETRGHLGQSALLAEAFNRAEGDAPAVDLTQESAHGDFIRANRAHISACTDLSDGGLALAAFEMAEKTAVGIRLDSGDTATLFGEDQGRYLIVCSEEQAVALAFAAAEASLTLARVGKFGGNDVQMGDSSAPLDALSKLYRGAFAAAVA; encoded by the coding sequence ATGCAAGAACCTGCCATCACCCCCGATCTGATCGCCAGCCATGGTCTGAGCCCGGATGAATACCAGCGCATCCTGGAGATCGTCGGGCGCGAACCGACCTTCACGGAACTTGGCATCTTTTCGGCGATGTGGAACGAGCATTGTTCGTATAAATCCTCCAAGAAATGGCTGCGCACCCTGCCCACGACCGGCCCGCAGGTCATTTGCGGACCCGGTGAGAACGCCGGTGTGGTCGATATCGGAGATGGTCAGGCGGTTGTCTTCAAGATGGAAAGCCACAATCACCCCTCCTATATCGAGCCCTATCAGGGGGCCGCGACGGGCATGGGCGGCATTTTGCGCGATGTCTTTACCATGGGCGCGCGCCCTGTGGCGGCGATGAATTCGCTGAGCTTTGGTGACCCCTCTCATCCCAAGACGCGCCAATTGGTCAACGGTGTCGTCGAGGGGATTGGCGGGTATGGCAATTGTTTCGGCGTGCCGACCGTGGGTGGAGAGGTGCGGTTTGACCCCGCTTACAACGGCAACTGTCTGGTGAATGCCTTTGCCGCAGGTTTGGCCGATGCGGATAAGATTTTCTACTCTGCCGCCTCTGGTGTCGGCATGCCGGTTGTGTACCTCGGGGCGAAAACCGGGCGCGACGGGGTTGGCGGTGCGACTATGGCGTCGGCGGAATTCGACGATACCATCGAAGAAAAGCGCCCCACGGTTCAGGTCGGCGATCCTTTCACCGAAAAGCGTTTGATGGAAGCCACGCTGGAGTTAATGAAAACCGGTGCAGTGATTTCCATTCAGGATATGGGCGCGGCAGGTCTGACCTGTTCCGCCGTGGAGATGGGTGACAAGGGTAACCTTGGCGTGCGGCTTGATCTGGAGCGCGTTCCCGTGCGCGAAACCGGCATGACGGCGTATGAAATGATGCTGTCGGAAAGTCAGGAGCGCATGTTGATGGTGCTGCGCCCAGAACTGGAGGCCGAGGCCAAGGCGGTTTTTGATAAATGGGACCTCGATTTTGCCATCGTGGGCGAGACCATCGCAGAGGACCGCTTTTTGATCCTGCATCACGGCGAGGTCAAAGCGGACCTGCCCTTGAAAACGCTGGCTGGCACGGCACCGGAATATGACCGGCCCTGGGAACCCACACCGACGCCCGCGCCTTTCACTGAGCGGCTTGAGATCGATCCCGTTGAAGGCTTGAAGGCGCTGATTTCCAGCCCGAACTACGCCTCCAAAGCATGGGTTTTCACGCAATATGACACGATGGTCATGGCCGATACCGTGCGCGTGCCAGGGCTTGGCGCGGGTATCATCCGCGTGCATGGCACGCATAAGGCGTTGGCGTTTACCTCTGATGTGACGCCGCGTTATGTGAAGGCCAATCCGGTCGAGGGTGGTAAACAGGCCGTGGCCGAAGCCTATCGCAACCTGACGGCTGTGGGGGCAAAACCCTTGGCCACCACGGACAACATGAATTTCGGCAATCCCGAAAAGCCGCAGATCATGGGGCAATTCGTCGGCGCAATCCAGGGCATCGGTGCCGCCGTCCAAGCGCTGGATATGCCGATCGTGTCGGGCAATGTCTCGCTTTATAATGAAACCGACGGCACCGGCATTCTGCCCACGCCGACCATCGGGGCCGTGGGGTTGCTGGCGCATACGGATGATATCATCGGCTGTGATGTGCAGGCGGGGCATGTCGCGCTTGTCTTGGGCGAAACGCGGGGTCATCTGGGCCAATCCGCGCTGCTGGCCGAAGCATTCAACCGCGCGGAGGGCGATGCCCCTGCCGTGGATCTCACACAGGAATCCGCACATGGCGATTTCATCCGCGCCAACCGCGCCCATATTAGCGCCTGCACCGACCTTTCCGATGGGGGGCTGGCACTGGCAGCTTTTGAAATGGCTGAAAAAACCGCCGTTGGTATCCGTTTGGACTCCGGTGATACCGCTACACTCTTTGGCGAGGATCAGGGGCGTTACCTGATTGTGTGCAGCGAAGAACAGGCCGTCGCATTGGCATTTGCCGCCGCCGAGGCGAGCCTCACGCTTGCGCGCGTCGGCAAATTTGGCGGTAACGATGTTCAAATGGGGGACAGCAGCGCGCCCCTCGACGCCCTATCAAAGCTCTATCGCGGCGCGTTTGCCGCGGCGGTGGCCTAA
- a CDS encoding DMT family transporter: protein MDRPTSTKPDVRYYALAVAGVLFASICFGFVPYFSRGLTDQGLAPYAVAFYRYILAAILLLPALLKHRSKGREIVWGMVAGAVMGLGWVGYVTALETVPASTVGVLYMTYPVFTILISWGLFSDPPTRRSLIAAGLIVVAAIIAGSPASVPPEEIPTLLISLAAPFGFGFGICVLVHRLSRIAPLARIASVSLGSVIGLAPLILSSQIDAILPKDGNDWFLIIGIGLVTALVPQLIYTLCSPVIGATRTAVIGSIELPTMFAVGVLAFGEVISGAQAIACALILGAIALIQNRSARPVMSGIGK from the coding sequence ATGGACCGACCAACCTCAACCAAGCCGGACGTCAGATACTACGCCCTTGCGGTGGCCGGTGTGCTTTTTGCGTCCATCTGTTTTGGCTTTGTGCCCTACTTCAGCCGGGGACTCACCGATCAAGGGCTCGCTCCCTACGCCGTTGCTTTTTATCGCTACATTTTGGCGGCGATTCTCCTGTTGCCAGCGCTCCTGAAGCATCGCTCAAAGGGGCGGGAAATCGTCTGGGGTATGGTTGCAGGCGCGGTGATGGGCCTTGGCTGGGTCGGCTATGTTACGGCTCTTGAAACAGTTCCGGCATCCACGGTTGGCGTTCTCTATATGACGTATCCGGTGTTTACGATCCTCATCTCTTGGGGACTGTTCAGCGACCCACCGACGCGGCGTAGCCTTATCGCCGCTGGGCTCATTGTGGTCGCCGCGATTATTGCGGGGTCTCCAGCCTCGGTGCCTCCAGAGGAAATTCCAACGCTACTTATCTCATTGGCGGCCCCTTTTGGATTTGGCTTCGGCATATGTGTCCTCGTGCACCGCTTGTCGCGCATCGCCCCTCTGGCCAGAATAGCCTCTGTCTCACTTGGCTCGGTCATTGGCCTTGCCCCTCTCATTCTCTCGTCCCAGATCGATGCAATCCTGCCAAAAGACGGGAATGACTGGTTTCTGATTATCGGGATCGGCCTTGTAACAGCGCTTGTGCCGCAACTGATTTACACCCTCTGCTCCCCGGTGATCGGGGCAACGCGCACCGCCGTCATCGGCAGCATCGAACTGCCCACAATGTTTGCCGTTGGCGTTCTTGCGTTCGGTGAGGTGATCAGCGGGGCACAAGCCATTGCCTGTGCGCTGATTTTGGGTGCCATCGCGCTCATTCAAAACCGCTCAGCACGACCTGTGATGAGCGGGATTGGCAAGTAA
- a CDS encoding LysR family transcriptional regulator — MDWDKLRIFHAVADAGSLTHAGDKLNLSQSAVSRQIRGLEESLNTTLFHRHARGLILTEQGELLFDATIAMTKRLDTASARIRDSEDEVFGELKVTTTTGFGTLWLVPRLPKLYEQYPDLKIDLMLEERVLDLPMREADVAIRMKEPSQADLIRKKLMMIRMCLFATPDYLNENGTPGDIEDVKDHRLICQNTDSNQVGAGLNLVQHLMTYDIRSTLTVNNYYGVLQGVLNNLGIGVLPDYVTEDFPDLVQVLPEAESADVPVFLAYPEELRHSQRVSAFKDFVQEEIISYRKQLRDKQKS, encoded by the coding sequence ATGGACTGGGACAAGCTGAGGATATTTCACGCGGTTGCGGATGCGGGGTCCCTGACGCATGCGGGCGATAAGCTGAACCTGTCCCAATCCGCGGTCAGCCGACAGATCCGGGGTTTGGAGGAATCGCTCAACACTACTCTGTTTCACAGACATGCGCGTGGGCTGATCCTGACCGAACAGGGAGAGTTGCTTTTCGACGCCACAATCGCGATGACCAAACGGCTCGATACGGCTTCCGCACGGATTCGGGACAGCGAAGACGAGGTCTTTGGCGAGCTGAAGGTCACGACCACCACCGGTTTTGGGACACTATGGCTGGTACCGCGCCTGCCAAAGCTTTATGAGCAATATCCCGATCTGAAGATTGATCTGATGCTGGAGGAGCGCGTTCTGGACCTGCCGATGCGCGAGGCCGATGTCGCCATCCGAATGAAAGAACCCAGCCAGGCAGACCTCATCCGCAAAAAGCTGATGATGATCCGGATGTGTCTGTTTGCGACACCCGATTATCTGAATGAAAACGGGACGCCCGGGGACATTGAGGACGTTAAGGACCACCGCCTGATTTGTCAAAACACCGATAGCAATCAGGTCGGTGCCGGGCTTAATCTCGTGCAACATCTCATGACCTACGATATTCGTTCAACCCTCACGGTGAACAACTATTACGGCGTCTTGCAGGGCGTCTTGAACAATCTCGGCATTGGCGTGCTGCCGGATTACGTTACCGAGGATTTTCCCGATCTGGTGCAGGTGCTGCCGGAAGCAGAATCGGCAGACGTGCCCGTATTTTTGGCCTATCCCGAAGAGCTGAGGCACTCTCAGCGTGTTTCCGCGTTCAAGGATTTCGTACAAGAAGAGATCATCAGCTACCGCAAACAATTGAGAGACAAGCAAAAGTCTTAG